The genomic interval CTTACTGTTCTGATCGGAATGTTGTTGCTGGACGCCTTGCTTGGAGATCCCCGTGTTGCCTGGCATCCTGTTTGTCTGATAGGCCGATCCTTGAGTTTTTTTGAGGAAAAACTGCGTCAAATCGGCTGGAATGGTTATATCGGCGGAATACTCCTGTTTTTTTGTCTGGCTGTGACATGGGTGCTGCCTGTGACAGGGATCATGATCTGGCTTGCCAGAGAAATGCCGATCGCTGGCTGGCTGTTTCAGATTATAACCGGATTTTTCCTGCTGGCGATACACTCCCTGTTGGCACATTCCTGGAACATACTGAAAGCCGCTGATTCAGGCAATCTGGATCTGGCCCATCAGGAAACAGCGAAACTGGTAGGACGGGATACCGCACCCATGAGTCTGGATGATTGCAGACGATCGGCGGTTGAGAGCATGGGCGAAAGCTTGACGGATGGAATCATCGCACCCCTGTTTTATTATTTTCTGCTGGGAATTCCCGGAATGCTGATGTTTAAAATCATCAGTACGATGGACTCCATGGTGGGATATAAAACGGAAAAGTACCTGAAATTCGGCTGGTTTGGCGCACGGGCTGATGATGTCCTCAATTATATCCCTGCCCGACTCAGTTTTATTCTAATCACCTTGCTTGCCTCGGTGTTACCCGGTTATTCAGGACGGTATGCTTTCAAAATCGGCTGGTCTCAGCATCATCTGATCCCCGGTCCCAATGCCGGCTGGAGTGAAGCCGCAATGGCCGGAGCACTGCGTATCAGAATTGCGGGGCCTATCTGGAAAAAAGGTGTGAAGGTCACAGATCTCTGGATTGGAGACTCTCAAGATCCTGAGGCCTGCTCTCATGGTGAGGTGTTTAAAACCATGGCTATGGTCGTCTTGAGTTCCCTGGTGTTCTGTATGATTTCAATAGTTACGATTTTCTGGATTGTCGGATAAGACAGACCATGCGAGATGAATTATTCAAACATCCGGAATCATCCAAAAAATTTGAATTCAACGAAGCGGTCGCCAATGTTTTTGAGGACATGCTGTCGCGCTCAATTCCATTTTATCAGGAAGTGCTTCGACTCACCGGGGAATTAACCCTGAAATTCTGTCATCCCGGCAGCGTGATTTATGATCTGGGATGTTCCACTGGAACCCTGATTCATTATCTGGCGGATCTCATCGCCCCCTTCCGGATTCCGGTAACCATCAAGGGAATTGACTCCTCACAGGCGATGCTGGACAAGGCCAGAAGCCAAAGTAACTCAAGCCATGAACCGTTAGCCATCGAATGGATTTGTGGTGATATCCAGACAACACCAATACTCAAGCCGACCGTAATCATCCTGAATTACACCCTGCAGTTCGTTTCTCCAGAGACCCGTCAAGCTTTTGTTACAAAACTCCATGCTGAACTGGAACCGGGCGGCCTGTTGATCATGAGTGAAAAATTACGGTCTGATCAGCTTGTGGTCCGTGAACTGGAAACCGAATGTTATGAAAGTTTGAAACGACGTCATGGATATTCAGAAATAGAAATTTCCAGAAAACGACAGGCTCTGGAAAATGTTCTGGTTAGTTTCTCTCTGGAGGATAACCTGTCTCTGTTGCGGAACGCCGGTTTTGAATCTTCGGGTATCGCCTTCAAATGGCATAATTTCGCGACCTTCTGGGCTGTAAAAGATCCTATGTGATCGGTCCTTGAACCTTCTCAGGCATTCTATGAAAACCCCTCCAAAATCGGGCACTCCGTTGTCTTACTGGAATTTTATCATTCCAATGTTCAGTTTGAATTTTTGTGTGTTTGTGGATCATCTGATGATGATTCCGCTCAGTGGGCAAATTGCCGGGGATATTGGCATGTCCATCGAAAACAGCGCGATGCTGGTCTCGGCGTATCCGTTTGCCGCAGCCGTTTCTCTGGTGTTACTGGCCCCCTTCTCGGACAGGATCGGCCGTAAACGCATGTTGTTGTTCCTGACCCTTGGATTTGCCTTTGCCACCCTGGGGATCACGTTTTCGAAAAACATCATCCTGGTCTTTTTATTCAGAATTCTGGCCGGAGTATTTGGCGGACCGATTGTGCCAAACGCCCTGGCCTTTGCGGGAGATTCGTTTGAAGGTCCGCTGAGGACCCGGGCACTGACCAATCTCATGCTGGCGTTTTCTGTTTCATCCATTCTGGGTGTCCCTTTTGGTGCGGCACTTGGGGATATGTTTGGCTGGGAAGCCGCCTTCTATGCGGTTTCAACCGGTTCATTCCTGTGTTGTCTGATTTTATTGAAATTGCAGGCGGTGCCGACCGGTGCTGAACGCGGCAGAATATCCCGGCAATATGTCGAATTGATATCCTTATGGAAAGAACCTTATATCCGGCGGGTATTTTATCTTCAGATTTTCATGATGATCGGATTGTTTGGCATGGTTCCCAATCTCAGCGCCTGGCTTGGCACCAACTGGCAGATGACGTCCACTCAAATCGGACTGCTTTATACCCAGGGCGGTGTCGCGGCGGTGATCTCCAATATTCTGGCCGGAAGATTGATGCGGGCAGGCTATAAACTGGAACTCATCACCGCGGGATCCCTGATTATGGGAGTTACAATGATGATGTTCACCCTGGAGTTTTTCACCATGGCCACCGCAGGATTGGTCTTTGCCGGCATCATGTTTGGCGGAACCATCCGTATGCCGGCCTTTCAGATCATCCTGTCCGAGATTGTAGATATTTCACGACGGGGCCGATTGATGTCCATGAGCATGATTGTGGCCAACATGATCATGGGACTGGGGGGAATCTGGAGTACCCTGTTTCTCAAAATGGAAAACAATCGCCTCGAAGGCATGCCCTGGATCGGGGTGATCGGGGTAATCACCCTTTTCATGGTGCCAGTGATGGTCTATCGTCTGAAACCGTATATTCCCGGTTCCCGAATAAAAAGTAGGATAAACCCTGTCAAATAATTGCGGGCAAAAAAAAGGCCTCCGTACAAAAAAACGCAACTGTTGCTCAGGTGAAAAAAGAGGAACCTGCCGCATCTGTGAAAAAAAGCACACCTTCTGCTCCGGTGAAAAAAAACATTCCAGCAACTCCTGTGAAAAAATAACGGGATGTAATAACCAACGAATCCGAACCCTCCATACTCTTGGCTTGCCTTTCAGATTGGACTTTGAGAAAAAACCGTCTTTCTTCAGGCAATACACGGATAACCCTTCAAACCGGGAAAAAAGGACATTATGGCATTTCGAGTTCCAGTAAGTTGGCTCAAGGATTTTGTGAATATCGAAGCTTCCGCAGAGGAACTGGCAGAACGTTTAACCATAGCCGGAATGGAAGTGGAATCAGTGGAACAGGTTGGTTCCTCATGGGATGAACCCTATCTGTTTGTCGGCAAAGTCATTGATATAAAACCTCATCCTGACGCGGATCGTCTGTCACTGGTGACTGTGGAATATGGAGCGGCAGAACCCCTCACGGTTGTCAGCGGAGCCCCCAATCTCAAACAATATGAAAATAAACTTCCAGAAACAGCGCTCAAAGTTCCACTGGCACTTGCCGGGGCCCGTCTGTTTGATCCGTATGAGGGGGATGGCACAAAACTCACAACCTTGAAACCTGCCTCTGTACGAGGCATTCATTCCGCTGGAATGCTGTGCTCCTTGAAAGAACTTGGACTGGGTGACAGCCATGAAGGTGTTTTGCTGTTCAATGCGGATGCGCCGTCCGGGATGTCGCTTAAAGAATATCTGGGAGATTACATCCTGAATTTTGACATCAAAGGCAGTTTCAGTCATTTGCTTTCCATTTACGGGATTGCCCGTGAAACTTCGGCCCTTTGCGTGTCGCCACTGGAAACATTGCCCCCTGAAGTGATGAAACCTGCTCAGGGTATCTCATCCCCCTGGTTCCTTGGCCTGGAAATCAAGGCCCCTGAATTATGCCCAAGATACTCGGCTTTGTTGATCCGCAATGTAAAGGTTGGCCCCTCACCGTTCTGGGTACAACAGCGGTTGATGCGCTGTGGAATGCGCCCGATCAACAATATCGTCGATATCACCAATTATGTCATGCTCGAACTGGGACAACCCCTGCACGCGTTTGATTATCAACTTCTCTGTCAGCGGGCAAACAGTCAGACTCCATCCATTATCATTCGAACCGCGGAACCTGATGAAAAATTAACGACACTGGATGGAATTGAAAGAACTCTTGATCCGCAAATGTTGCTCATCACTGATACGGCAGGAGCGGTAGCGATTGCCGGTGTGATGGGTGGGGCAGACACCGAAGTTTCCGAAAAGACGGTGGATATCCTGCTGGAGGCCGCCAGTTTCGAGTTTCTCAATAACCGCAGAACGTCACAGATGCTCAAACTGCGAACTGAAGCCAGTGAACGTTTTGGTAAACGGATTGATCCGGAATTGACGTTAACAGCGGCAGTCAGAGCGGCACAACTGATGGAAGAATATGCCGGCGGACAATTGGATCCGGTTTATGGAGATCTGCATCTCAATCAAAAACCAACAAAGACCATTGAGTTGTCATCAGCGTATATCAAACGGGTTTTGGGAATTGAGATTCATCATACGGAAGTCTTGAGGATTTTAACAGCACTTGAATTTGAAGTGTCAGGAACAGACCCAATGCAGGTTAAAATTCCCAGTCATCGCATGGATGTTCATATTCCAGCCGATCTGGTTGAGGAAATTGCCAGAATTTATGGCTACAATCATTTGCCTGCGACACTGATCAGTGACGCGTTGCCGCCCCAGAAAATCAATCTGAAACTCACGGGGAGTGAGCGGGTTCGTGATTTGCTTGTTTCCGCGGGACTGGATGAAATCATCACCTATTCGTTGATTGATCTGAGTCTTGAAAAGCGGCTTCAGCAAAATGAGAACCTGAATGAGTCCGAATACCTCAGTGTTAAAAATCCATTGTCCAGTGACAAGGCCCATTTGCGTCGCAGTCTGATACAGGGCGCTCTGGAAACAGCCAGGAGAAATTTACGGACCAACAAACGAATCTCAACGTTTGAAATTGGCTCCGTGTTTCTTCCCAATGGCGATGCGCTCCTGCCGATGGAACCACGCCGACTCAGTATTTTGCTGACAGGTCCACGATCGACCCTTTCATGGATTCCGGCACCGCATGAACCCATGGATTTCTTTGATTTGAAAGGGATCGTTGAATTGTTGTGTCAGCATCTGCACCTGAACAATGTCGTGTGGAAAAAAAGTTCGATTCCGTCCTTGCATCCCGGTCGTTGCGCACAGTTGCTTATTGGCGGCAAGTCCCTGGGATATATGGGCGAACTTCATCCGAAAATCAGACATGAACTTGAACTTCCTGATCAACCCGTGTGCCTGCTGGAATTTGATCTGGATTTAATGCTGTCTCACTGGAATGAAGACTATCAGATGGTTCCTCTTTCCAGTTATTCTCCGATCTATGAGGATCTGGCGTTTGTAGTCAACGCCAACATTCCTTCAGAAATGGTCACTTCTCTGATCGCAAGAATTGGCAGACCGCTTTTGCATAAGGTGGATCTGTTTGATGTGTATGAAGGTGAACAAATTGAGAAAGACAAGAAAAGTCTGGCGTATTCCCTGACCTATCAATCGTTTGAACGGACGCTTACGGATAAGGATGTTGAAGACGTGCGGAACAAAATCATCAGTCGTCTGAAACATGAATTGAATGCAGTGCTCCGATAATCAGGGACAACAGGGAAGGAGATATCCATGTTTTTTCAAACCGTGGAATCTGTTCTATGGACAGGTTCTCCAGCCCTGAAAACCCGGCGATTTCAGCAGGAGTATCCATTGTTGAAAAAACTTTTGGAAACTCCTGATCACAACTCCCCGATAAAACCCCTGACGGAGCCTTCCTATCAGGGATTCTGCAAGGTTGTTTCCCCCAAAAAAGTGATGAAACGCGGCAATCTCGAGTCTCCTGAAGGACGGATTGCTTTTTTGCACGCGCTGGCACATATCGAATACAGCGCGATTGATCTTGCTTTGGACGCCGTTTACCGATTTCGGCATTTGCCTGTAACATATTATGAAGACTGGCTTGAAGTCGCGGCTGATGAGGTTCGTCATTTTCTCCTGCTGACAGAATTATTGAAGCACTATGGATTGTCTTATGGAGATTTGCCAGTGCACAGTTCCCTGTTTGAAGCGGCTGTCAAAACACCTGATCTGCTGAGTCGCATGGCTGTCATTCCCCGCTATTTTGAAGCCAATGGACTGGATGCCACTGACCGGATGATGCATAAAATTCGGGATCATTATCTTGATGAATCCTGGGCACCTGACATTTTGTCAACGCTGGACCTCATTTCCACTGAAGAAATCAGCCATGTGAGCAAAGGTTCGTTCTGGTTTCGCCATGCTTGTCGTCAGGAAGGAAAAGAGGAATCGGTCTATTTTGAAATCATCCAGCGTCTATTTCCCAAAAACAATCTGGGCCACAAAACAGATATTACACGCAAGGCAAGATTGCAGGCTGGCTTCACTCAGGAAGAACTGAACCTCATCGAGCATGGTTCTCCGCAGAACCGAACATTTTCTTCAGCTTCCACAGGTATCAATGACTTTTCGTAAGGAATCGTTCATCTGGTACGCCTTTTCTGTGATCATCAGTTTATTGATGGCCGCATCCCTGCTTCTCGGGTCCGTGTCCATTTCCCTCACAGACCTCTGGAATAGTATCATCGGGAACGACGTTTCTCCGGTGACTTACCATATCCTCCTTAATTTCCGTCTGCCGAAAACCTTGACAGCGCTGATAGCCGGATCAGCCCTTGCGGCAAGCGGCTTGCTGATGCAGACCATGTTCCGGAATCCGTTGGCGGGTCCGTTTGTTTTGGGGATCAGTTCAGGCGCCAGCCTGGGTGTAGCGATTTCAACCCTGTGGGGAGTGACATTGGTGGTCGGAAGTCAGTTTAATCTTGTATTATCAGGCTGGGGAAGAGTCATTGCCGCACTCTCAGGTGCCACTGCCGTGCTGATTGTTGTGATGCAACTCAATCGCAAGCTCCGGAATGACATGCTGTTGCTCATCATTGGTCTGTTGTTGAGTCACATCACCAATGGTCTGATCAGTATTTTGATTTATTTCAGCAATCCAGACCAGATCCAGACATATCTGCTGTGGACCATGGGTAGCTTCCGGGGTGTTCAGTGGCGTGAGCTGGTGATCATGGGCCCGTTGGTTTTCGCGGGAATTGTTCTGGCTTTCCTGCTGGTAAAACCACTGAATTCGCTGTTGCTTGGAGAGCACTATGCCGCCAGTATGGGAATTCCGGTTTCAAAGATTCAGGCCTTGATCATTGCCGCGACTGCGGTGATGTCAGGGACAGTGACCGCTTTTTGCGGCCCCGTGGGATTCATTGGCATCATGGCCCCACATTTAGCCCGGGGACTTTTCGGAACATCCGATCATCGACTGATTTTACCGGCATCACTGGCCATGGGTTCCTGCCTGGCACTCATGGCTGAATTGATCGCGCAACTGCCCGGATTTCATGAAACGCTACCACTGAATTCAGTTTTATCCTTGCTTGGCGCACCGATGGTCGTGTTTATTTTAATGCGCAGAAAGCGATATTCAGGAGCGTGATGCAGGCGATACTTCAGATAGCTGACGTGACCACTGGTTATGGTTCCAGAAAAAAAAGACAAATCATCAGTTCCCATCTGAATCTGGACATCTTTCCGGGAGAATTCATCTGTCTTCTCGGCCCCAATGGCAGTGGGAAATCAACGTTGCTTCGAACCCTCACGGGGATGCAGGATTCTTTGGGGGGGCAGATCAGAATCGGAGACGTTCTGCTCTCTGATTTGTCCATGGAACAACGTGCGCATCTGCTGGCGGTAGTCCTGACCGTTTCCTGGCAGGGTGGCCCGTTTTCTGTGGAAAAACTGGTGGAACTGGGACGAACTCCGTATACCAACCGTTGGGGGACACTCGCGGCTGAAGACAAACAACAGATCGAATGGGCCTTAAAGGTCACCAGTATTGAGCATCTGCGCAAAAAAGACATTCAGGAACTGAGCGATGGGGAAAAACAACGGGTGATGATTGCCCGTGCGCTGGCTCAAACACCTGAACTTATTATTCTGGATGAACCAACGGCGTTTCTCGATCTACCGCATCGGATTGAGATTCTTCAATTGTTGCGGGAACTCGCTTATGAGCAAAACAAGGCAGTGCTGCTTTCCATACATGATCTGGAGCTGGCCATTCATCTGGCCAATCGTATCTGGTTGATGGATTCAACAGGAAATTGTGTATCGGGAACACCGGAGGATTTAATTCTGCAAAACCGGATTCAGGCCGTGTTTGACAGAGACTACATGCGTTTTGATCCATGGTCTGGAAATTTTAGGGTCATTGATCAGGATCGGCAAAAAATCGGTCTGGTTGGTGAAGGACTTGCGGCACTATGGACGACTCGCGCGTTGGAAAGAAACAGATTTCATGTTGAGCATCTGCAACCTTCGGATGACCATACATTTCCCTGTATCACCGTTATCGAACAGCCAGTTCCTGCGTGGAAAGTTATCCTGCATGACAACGAGCAGGAATTTGATTCCATTGAGCAACTCATGAAATGGATTCTTTCCATCCATAAATAAAAATGTTGCGATCCTGTCTCTTCTGATCCGGTTTGTAGACAATGTCATCAACTTAAGCATTATGAATGGTGCTGAGTATTAATTCCCCCTTGGTTCAAGGGGGTTAGGGGGATGTAATTCTGAGCGTTAAATCCCCCATGCCCCCTTTGAAAAGGGGGATTCCCCGGCGAAAAACGCCTTAAGTTGACTACATTGGGTTTGTAGAGACGGGTTTCATATCTGATCCAATTTGTAGAGACGGGTTTGAAACCCGTCTCTACGCACAATTTCTGAAAGGTGCCAATTTCTGTTTTATTTCTGATTCAGACACCAAGCAACAGGCGTGAAGGGTCTTCCAGATAAGATTTTACCCTGTATAGAAAACTCACGGATTCACGTCCGTCAATCACACGGTGATCATAGGACAACGCAACATACATGATGGGGCGTATCTCAACATTTCCATTGATCGCGACAGGCCGATCCACAATATTGTGCATGCCAAGAATGGCGCTTTGTGGTGGATTGATGATGGGTGTTGACAACATGGAACCAAAAATGCCGCCATTCGTAATGGAAAAGGTTCCACCGGTCATTTCATCCAGACTCAAGCGGTTGTCACGCGCTTTTTGTCCGAGTTCCACAATTTTCTGCTCAATTTCCGCGATTGTCATGGTGTCCGCGTTTCTGATGACAGGGACAACCAGCCCTTTGGGGCCACTGACCGCAATGCCCATGTCCACATAATTGTGATAGACAACATCATCACCATCAATCATGGCGTTCACATCAGGAAACTCCTTCAAACCTTCGGTCACAGCCTTGACAAAAAATCCCATGAACCCCAGTTTGATTCCATGCCGTTTCTGAAACGCTTCATTGTGGGTTTTACGCAAACGCATGATCTGGCTCATATCCACTTCATTGAAGGTGGTCAGCATGGCTGTTTCATTTTTGACAGACACCAGCCGCTCTGCGATTTTCCGGCGTAAGGGCGACATTCGTTTCCGGCTTTCTCTAAGAATTTCAGATGTGGATGGCGTTGCTGTTTTTGGAGTGGCTACAGTCGGTGAAACTTGTGGAGGCGCAATCACTGGAGTCGAAGCGTTTTGGGCATCCGCTTTGGTGATTCTGCCATCTTTTCCGGAACCCTGTATCGCTTCAGGCGCTAGGCCTTTTTCCGCAAGAATTTTCTGAGCGGCCACGGAGGGATGTCCGGTCGCATAGGTTGATTTTTCAACAGGCGTCAGTGTCTCACCAACTGCGGCACTGACTGGAACCACAGGTGGTGACGTGACAGAACCAGAGGCTTCAGTGTCAATCACCGCGGCGATATCGCCCACTTTCGCAGGTGTGCCTGACGGGATCATGATTTTTAGTTTTCCAGCATGTTCAGTGATGAGTGGCAAGGTCGCCTTTTCAGTTTCAATTTCACACAGCACCTCATCAACGGCCACCATCTCGCCATCCTGTTTGAGCCAGTTGGCAATTTCAACTTCAGTGATGGATTCTCCAGGACTAGGAATTTTAATTTCTACAGGCATATTTCATTTCTCTTGAAGGTTAATAATCAGGCAAAGGCCCGGTCAATCAGTTCTTTTTGCTGGGCATTGTGAATTTTATAAAAACCAGTCGCGGGAGTGGCGTTTTCCTTGCGGGAAATGGTTTCCAGCGGACGAAATTTGAAACGGCGCAACATGAAGTTCAGGTATCCCATATTCTCAGGCTCTTCCTGAACCCAGAGCCATTGTTTTGCGGCAGAATAGCGATCAAGAACCTGTTGAATCTGCCTGGACGGCAATGGATTCAACTGCTCCAGTCTCACGATCGCGACATCTTTTCGTTCGGTTGATTGCTGGCGTTCGAGAAGTTCATAATAAATTTTTCCGGTGCAGAACAACACCCGACCCACCTTGTCCGCATCCACATAAGAATCATCCAGCACCTCATGGAATCGGGTTCCTTCGATAAAATCGTCAATCGGGCTGACACAGGCCGGATGTCGCAGCAAACTTTTCGGAGTGAAAATCACCAGAGGTTTACGAATCGGCCAGATCATTTGCCGACGCAGAAGATGAAATAAACTGGCTGGAGTGGTGCAGTTGGCCACAATCATGTTGTTGTCAGCGCACAAGGCGAGAAAGCGTTCAGGGCGAGCTGAAGAATGTTCAGGACCCTGGCCTTCATAACCATGAGGCAAGAGCATGACCAAACCGTTCATTCGTTGCCATTTGGTTTCAGCGCATGAAATGAACTGATCAATGATGATTTGCGCGCCATTGGCAAAATCGCCAAACTGCGCTTCCCAGATCGTCAGGACTCGTGGTGAATAAAGGGCGTAGCCAAACTCGAATCCCAGCACACCATACTCAGACAACAGTGAATTATAAATTTCAAATCTTGCCTGATGTTCACTGACATTTCTCAACGGGACATATTTCTCTTCAGAATCTTCCACCAGCAATACCGCATGACGATGAGAAAAGGTTCCCCGTTCAACATCTTCGCCGCTGAGTCGAATAGGATTTCCCTGATGCAGCAATGTGGCATAGGCCATGGTTTCTCCCATCCCCCAATCCAGTTTTCCGGCATCGCCAATCATCTTTTTGCGGTCCTGATACAATTTCCGTGTCTTGTCAAAAAACTTTTTATCTTCAGGAATGTTCGTGATTCGATCCCCCAATTCATGGAATAATTCACGAGGAACTCCTGTTTCAGGCGACAATTCAAAATCTTCTGGGGTTGCCAGACGAAGTCCAGACCAGTTGCCTTGCAGAAATGATGTCACCTGAGATGTTTCTCGCTGGCGTGCTTCCTCCAGTCGCTCCTGAAGCATGCTTTTGAATTCCTGTTCCATTTCAAGAGCAAGACTTGCTTCCACACTCCCTTTGGAAATCAATTTCTGATTATAAACTTCCCTGGGGTTGGGATGGTTGGCAATCAATTTATAAAGCAGGGGTTGCGTGAATCGCGGCTCATCGCCTTCGTTATGACCATGTTTACGGTAAGACAAAATATCAACAAACACATCCCGATGAAATGTCTGCCGGAAGGATAGTGCCAGTTGAATGACATACACGACAGCTTCCACATCATCGCCATTGACATGAAACACCGGCGACAGGGTCGTTTTGGCAACATCAGTACAATAGGTACTGGATCGTGCGTCATGATAGTTGGTGGTGAAGCCGATCTGATTGTTGAGCACCACATGCACGGTGCCTCCAGTCCGATAGCCATCCAGTAGCGACATTTGCAGGACTTCATACACAATGCCCTGTCCTGCGACAGAAGCATCGCCATGAATCAGAATCGGGCAGATCTTGTTTTCATCATTTTTGTAGCGCAAATCCAGTTTGCTACGCACCAAACCCTCGACCACCGGATTGACAGCTTCCAGATGTGAAGGATTGGGGAGCAGGTTCAGTTTGACGCTTTTTCCTGTAGACGTGGATTGGGTGCTGGAATAGCCCATATGGTATTTGACATCGCCTTCAAACAAGGAGTTAGCAAAGGCTTTCCCTTCAAACTCGGTAAAAATGCTGTCGTAGGTTTTTCCCAAAATGTTGGCCAGCACATTCAAACGTCCACGGTGTGCCATACCAAACACAAATTCGCTGATACCAAGTTCCGCTCCAAATTCCAGAATGGCATCCAATGCGGGAATGATGGTTTCAGAGCCTTCCAGTGAAAAGCGTTTTTGTCCCACATATTTCGTATGCAGAAAATTTTCAAAGACGGTGGCCTGATTCAGTTTCTGGAAAATACGTTTTTTTTGACTGATGGTCAACTCAGGCGTGTTCTTGCAACGTTCCATCTTTTCTTCGAGCCATTCAATCATGTTCGGAACACGCACAAATTTGTATTCAACCCCAATAGAGCCGCAATAAGTCTGATCCAGCCAATCAATGATTTTTCGCAGTGTGCCTGGTCCACATCCTGGAATTCTGTTACCCGCCTGAAACACAGTGTCCAGATCTGAGGCACTCAAGCCATAAGTTTCCAGCGCAAGAGATCCGGGATGCACACGTCTGGGGCGTATCGGATTGGTTTTGGACCACAAATGTCCTCGCTGGCGGTATCCATTGATCAGGTTGATCACACAAAATTCCTTATCCAGTTTTTCTGGATCCACATTACTGCTGTCACCATAAGTTTCTCGGGCAAAATCAAATCCCTTGAAAAACTGGGCCCAGTCAGCACTGACCGAGGTCGGGTTTTTCAGATATTGCTGATAAAGTTCATCAATTGCGGAAACATCGGCATTTCCAAGATACGAATATTGGTCCATAATTCAAAAATCGTGAAAGGTTGTCAGGGGTGGACAAGAGGTTTTCCACAGATGGATGCAGGGTAAACGCATGGTTTCGGTTATGGTTATTCCGTAACCACAGTTTGAGGTCTGAGTACAAAACCGGCGGTCATCCTGCATGAAGATTTACTAGTTATGTCAAATGCTTTCAAGGTGTTTTCAATGATGCGGAAATAATTATTTGACAGCGTTGTGGTGAAACTGTGTGGCTTTTTATTGACGGGATTTTCCATAACCTGTTCCATGTTACACTGCGAATAACCTTAAAGATTGAAATTATGGTGTAAACTGTTTATAAATCAAAAAAACAGCAGGAATTATTTTTAAAATATTCTCAATGAAGGAACCTTATGTCACGGGTATTGATTCTCACGCTGGTATGCATGCTGTCCAGTGCTTTACCACTACAGGCCCTGGAAACCGCACCCCGGATAACCGACCGGGAACTCATAGAGATTCTGACTGAATTGAAGGAAGGGCAAAAACGACTGGAGCTTCAGATCACGAATCTTCAACGTGAAATGGATAAACGGTTTGAGGCGGTGGACAAGCGATTTGACGCTGTTGATAAACGGTTTGAGGCTGTTGATAAGCGGTTTGAGGCTGTTGATAAGCGGTTTGAGGCTGTTGATAAGCGGTTTGAGGAAGTGAACCAACGGTTTGAGATGATGAACAATCTGATCATCGGCATTCTCACTGCGTTTGCCGGAATCGTGGCCGCTACCATCAGCTTTGCGCTTTGGGACAGAAGAACCATGATTCGTCCCTTTGAAACCAAAGTGAAGCACATTGAGGACAGGCAGGACGCCCTCGAAACGGAAATGTTGTCAGACCGCAAAAAATTCCATCAGTTTGTGGAAGCTTTTCGGACTTTGGCTCAAACAGACACCAATGTCGCCAAAGTCCTCAAATCATTTTCCTTGATGTAACTCATTTTAGATTTTCACATGATCAGGAAAGCAGGGAAGCCGAACGGAATGG from SAR324 cluster bacterium carries:
- the odhB gene encoding 2-oxoglutarate dehydrogenase complex dihydrolipoyllysine-residue succinyltransferase, with translation MPVEIKIPSPGESITEVEIANWLKQDGEMVAVDEVLCEIETEKATLPLITEHAGKLKIMIPSGTPAKVGDIAAVIDTEASGSVTSPPVVPVSAAVGETLTPVEKSTYATGHPSVAAQKILAEKGLAPEAIQGSGKDGRITKADAQNASTPVIAPPQVSPTVATPKTATPSTSEILRESRKRMSPLRRKIAERLVSVKNETAMLTTFNEVDMSQIMRLRKTHNEAFQKRHGIKLGFMGFFVKAVTEGLKEFPDVNAMIDGDDVVYHNYVDMGIAVSGPKGLVVPVIRNADTMTIAEIEQKIVELGQKARDNRLSLDEMTGGTFSITNGGIFGSMLSTPIINPPQSAILGMHNIVDRPVAINGNVEIRPIMYVALSYDHRVIDGRESVSFLYRVKSYLEDPSRLLLGV
- a CDS encoding ferritin-like domain-containing protein; its protein translation is MFFQTVESVLWTGSPALKTRRFQQEYPLLKKLLETPDHNSPIKPLTEPSYQGFCKVVSPKKVMKRGNLESPEGRIAFLHALAHIEYSAIDLALDAVYRFRHLPVTYYEDWLEVAADEVRHFLLLTELLKHYGLSYGDLPVHSSLFEAAVKTPDLLSRMAVIPRYFEANGLDATDRMMHKIRDHYLDESWAPDILSTLDLISTEEISHVSKGSFWFRHACRQEGKEESVYFEIIQRLFPKNNLGHKTDITRKARLQAGFTQEELNLIEHGSPQNRTFSSASTGINDFS
- a CDS encoding iron ABC transporter permease; translation: MTFRKESFIWYAFSVIISLLMAASLLLGSVSISLTDLWNSIIGNDVSPVTYHILLNFRLPKTLTALIAGSALAASGLLMQTMFRNPLAGPFVLGISSGASLGVAISTLWGVTLVVGSQFNLVLSGWGRVIAALSGATAVLIVVMQLNRKLRNDMLLLIIGLLLSHITNGLISILIYFSNPDQIQTYLLWTMGSFRGVQWRELVIMGPLVFAGIVLAFLLVKPLNSLLLGEHYAASMGIPVSKIQALIIAATAVMSGTVTAFCGPVGFIGIMAPHLARGLFGTSDHRLILPASLAMGSCLALMAELIAQLPGFHETLPLNSVLSLLGAPMVVFILMRRKRYSGA
- a CDS encoding ABC transporter ATP-binding protein is translated as MQAILQIADVTTGYGSRKKRQIISSHLNLDIFPGEFICLLGPNGSGKSTLLRTLTGMQDSLGGQIRIGDVLLSDLSMEQRAHLLAVVLTVSWQGGPFSVEKLVELGRTPYTNRWGTLAAEDKQQIEWALKVTSIEHLRKKDIQELSDGEKQRVMIARALAQTPELIILDEPTAFLDLPHRIEILQLLRELAYEQNKAVLLSIHDLELAIHLANRIWLMDSTGNCVSGTPEDLILQNRIQAVFDRDYMRFDPWSGNFRVIDQDRQKIGLVGEGLAALWTTRALERNRFHVEHLQPSDDHTFPCITVIEQPVPAWKVILHDNEQEFDSIEQLMKWILSIHK